Proteins found in one Moritella sp. Urea-trap-13 genomic segment:
- a CDS encoding cytochrome c-type biogenesis protein CcmH, whose translation MKRLSAYMLMLAMFTTLPLSAQPLASNTRDSGVEATQSVEVFAFNSIDTQNRAMHLARQLRCPQCKNQNLMESNSPIAKDLRLAVYMMVNKGETDAQVIDFMTSRFGDMVLYKPKFEPRTYILWLGPVFFIGLFAWLGYRKVKASIVV comes from the coding sequence ATGAAGCGATTATCAGCGTATATGCTCATGCTAGCGATGTTCACCACATTGCCTTTATCTGCACAACCACTAGCGAGTAATACTCGTGATTCGGGTGTTGAAGCAACGCAATCGGTCGAGGTGTTTGCGTTTAATTCTATTGATACACAAAATCGGGCTATGCATTTGGCTCGCCAATTACGTTGTCCGCAATGTAAAAACCAAAACTTGATGGAGTCTAATTCTCCGATAGCGAAAGACTTACGTTTAGCGGTCTATATGATGGTTAATAAAGGTGAGACCGACGCTCAAGTGATTGATTTTATGACGAGTCGTTTTGGTGATATGGTGTTGTATAAACCTAAGTTTGAACCGAGAACCTATATCCTCTGGCTTGGGCCTGTGTTCTTTATTGGCCTGTTCGCTTGGTTGGGATACCGCAAAGTAAAAGCGTCGATAGTGGTTTGA
- a CDS encoding DsbE family thiol:disulfide interchange protein, giving the protein MLNHKLKLILPSLLGLLFVTLMMFALTSQEQQVTPSVLVGASIPTFTASSLSSNTELINNTVFQTNKKFTLLNVWASWCAVCQSEHDFLMQLVVKDDIRIVGLNYRDDRADANQVLNTLGNPYEVTIFDPDGKLALDMGVIATPETYLLDSQGIVLFRYSGALDEKVWLRYFQPFIQALLTQQAG; this is encoded by the coding sequence ATGCTAAATCATAAATTGAAGTTAATACTGCCGAGTTTGTTGGGGCTGCTATTTGTTACCTTGATGATGTTTGCGTTAACGTCCCAAGAACAACAAGTGACGCCTTCTGTTTTGGTTGGAGCATCGATCCCCACTTTCACCGCCAGTAGTTTAAGTTCGAATACGGAGTTAATAAATAATACCGTGTTCCAAACGAATAAAAAGTTCACCTTATTAAATGTCTGGGCTTCTTGGTGCGCAGTTTGTCAAAGTGAACATGATTTTTTAATGCAGCTGGTGGTTAAAGACGACATACGCATTGTCGGTTTAAATTATCGTGACGATCGCGCTGATGCGAATCAAGTACTAAACACGTTGGGTAATCCTTATGAGGTCACGATCTTTGATCCCGATGGCAAACTTGCTTTGGATATGGGGGTTATTGCTACGCCGGAAACTTACCTGTTAGATAGCCAAGGTATTGTGCTGTTTCGTTATTCTGGCGCATTGGATGAAAAAGTTTGGCTACGTTATTTCCAACCATTTATCCAAGCGTTACTAACGCAACAAGCAGGTTAG
- a CDS encoding DUF368 domain-containing protein: MSKVSIFLKGMAMGAADVVPGVSGGTIAFITGIYDTLLGSISRITPRLIGMIRKDGLKAAFDYINGTFLIVLLAGILTSIFTLARIITWMLNTHPIPLWSFFFGLIIISVNHMFKQVKFWKVSRIVAVLAGISFAYSITVLQPLNLEPTSINILLAGSIAICAMILPGISGSFILLMLGMYAPVLAAAKSLDIITLGTFAVGCVIGLLTFSHVLTWVLKHYHDIALTFLTGLMIGTLGKVWPWKETLTWRTNSSGLEVPLLERNLSPFSFEQVTGQPALLAYAIVAMLIAIGLILLLEKTASKSLSN; this comes from the coding sequence ATGAGTAAAGTTTCTATCTTTCTAAAAGGCATGGCGATGGGTGCAGCAGACGTTGTACCAGGCGTATCGGGCGGTACTATTGCCTTCATTACCGGAATTTACGATACTCTGTTGGGTAGTATTAGTCGCATAACCCCACGTCTAATCGGTATGATCCGCAAGGACGGTTTAAAAGCAGCGTTTGATTACATCAATGGAACATTCTTGATTGTGTTATTAGCGGGTATCCTGACGAGTATTTTTACACTAGCGCGTATTATCACTTGGATGCTAAATACCCACCCCATTCCACTGTGGTCTTTCTTCTTCGGTTTAATCATCATCTCAGTCAACCACATGTTTAAGCAGGTTAAGTTCTGGAAAGTCAGCCGTATTGTGGCAGTACTTGCCGGTATTAGTTTTGCTTATAGCATTACCGTGCTGCAACCGCTTAACCTTGAACCAACATCAATCAATATCTTACTTGCAGGTTCAATTGCCATTTGTGCCATGATCTTACCGGGCATCTCAGGTAGCTTCATCTTACTGATGTTAGGTATGTATGCACCGGTCCTTGCTGCGGCAAAGTCTCTCGACATTATCACGCTAGGTACGTTTGCCGTAGGTTGTGTCATCGGTCTGCTGACATTCTCGCATGTACTTACATGGGTACTAAAACACTACCACGATATCGCGTTGACATTTTTAACCGGGTTAATGATAGGTACACTTGGAAAAGTATGGCCATGGAAAGAAACACTAACCTGGCGTACTAACTCCAGTGGTCTTGAAGTGCCGCTATTAGAGCGCAATCTTTCACCATTTAGCTTTGAACAAGTGACAGGCCAACCGGCATTATTAGCCTATGCGATTGTGGCGATGCTTATCGCGATTGGTCTTATTCTCTTACTTGAAAAAACGGCGAGTAAATCACTATCTAACTAG